The nucleotide window GCCTGCCCCCCAAGCGCAAACAAAAATGGGACAGCAGCAAACGTTTCTGTATTATTGATCGTGGTCGGTTTGCCAAATAAGCCGAAACTTGCCGGAAAAGGCGGCTTAAAGCGCGGCTGACCTTTTTTGCCTTCAATGGATTCAAGTAACGCGGTCTCTTCACCGCAGATATAGGCGCCATAACCGTGATGCGCATGGAGCTCAAATGAAAAATCTGAGCCCAGAATATGAGCGCCTAGATACCCTGCCGTGCGAGCTTGCTCAAGCGCCTGCTCAAAACGTTCATAGGCTTGCCAGATTTCACCATGAATATAATTATATCCAACGCTAATGCCCATCGCATAAGCAGCAATCGCCATGCCCTCGATCAACGCATGTGGATTGTAAAGCAGAATATCGCGATCTTTAAAAGTGCCTGGTTCGCCTTCATCAGAGTTGCATACCAGATATTTCTGGCCAGGAAACTGACGCGGCATGAAGCTCCATTTAAGCCCCGTTGGAAAACCCGCACCGCCACGCCCGCGCAAACCAGAAGCCTTAACTTCGGCAATCACTTGTTCAGGGAGTATTTTTTCCGTCAGAATACGCTTTAATTGCTGGTAACCACCACGCGCGACGTAATCACTGAGTTGCCAATTAGTGCCATTTAATCCAGCGAGAATCAATGGTTGCAAGTGGCGTTCGTGCAAACACGTCATTGCCCAAGCTCCTTCAGCAATTGATCAATTTTGTCACGGCTCATAAAACCACACATTCGTTTATTGTTCACCAACAACACGGGCGCATCCCCGCAAGCGCCCATGCATTCGCCTTCGCGCAAGGTAAATTTGCCATCTGGCGTAGTTTCGCCAAAACCGATGCCCAGTTTATGCTTTACATAATCAGCGGCGGCTTCCCCGCCAGATAAAGCGCAAGGCAGATTCGTGCAAACGGTAATTTTATGCACGCCAATCGGCGCCGTTTCATACATTGCATAAAAAGTTGCGACTTCCTGTACCGCAATCGCCGGCATGCCAAGATAATCCGCAATAAAGCCCATCACGTCCGTAGAGAGCCAACCCTGCTCGTCCTGCGCGATGGCAAGCGCCGCCATCACAGCCGACTGTTTCTGCTCAGCCGGATATTTGGCTAGCGCACGATCAATTTCTTTCAAAGCTTCAGCAGAGAGCATTTTCCAGTTCACTCTTAATTACATTACCGCTTAAAAGGCAGCCACCAACCCACTACAACTAGGCCCGATTCCTGATTAACGATCAATTTCACCAAAGACAATGTCTTGCGTACCGATAATGGTTACCGCATCCGCGATCATATGGCCCTTTGCCATTTCGTTTAAAGCTGA belongs to Mycoavidus sp. B2-EB and includes:
- the nuoF gene encoding NADH-quinone oxidoreductase subunit NuoF — encoded protein: MTCLHERHLQPLILAGLNGTNWQLSDYVARGGYQQLKRILTEKILPEQVIAEVKASGLRGRGGAGFPTGLKWSFMPRQFPGQKYLVCNSDEGEPGTFKDRDILLYNPHALIEGMAIAAYAMGISVGYNYIHGEIWQAYERFEQALEQARTAGYLGAHILGSDFSFELHAHHGYGAYICGEETALLESIEGKKGQPRFKPPFPASFGLFGKPTTINNTETFAAVPFLFALGGQAYLELGKPNNGGTKIFSVSGDVARPGNYEVSLGTPFAELLACAGGMRDGVQLKAVIPGGSSAPVVPGAIMMQTDMDYDSIAQAGSMLGSGAVIVMNQTRCMVRALLRLAYFYYEESCGQCTPCREGTGWLYRVVHRIEHGKGAHNDLELLNSVAENIMGRTICALGDAAAMPVRGMLKHYWQEFEHHIEHKRCLVAQPVEAF
- the nuoE gene encoding NADH-quinone oxidoreductase subunit NuoE, which produces MLSAEALKEIDRALAKYPAEQKQSAVMAALAIAQDEQGWLSTDVMGFIADYLGMPAIAVQEVATFYAMYETAPIGVHKITVCTNLPCALSGGEAAADYVKHKLGIGFGETTPDGKFTLREGECMGACGDAPVLLVNNKRMCGFMSRDKIDQLLKELGQ